In a genomic window of Streptococcus oralis:
- the ffh gene encoding signal recognition particle protein translates to MAFESLTERLQNVFKNLRKKGKISEADVQEATKEIRLALLEADVALPVVKDFIKKVRERAVGHEVIDTLNPAQQIIKIVDEELTAVLGSDTAEIIKSPKIPTIIMMVGLQGAGKTTFAGKLANKLKKEENARPLMIAADIYRPAAIDQLKTLGQQIDVPVFALGTEVPAVEIVRQGLEQAQANHNDYVLIDTAGRLQIDELLMNELRDVKALAQPNEILLVIDAMIGQEAANVAREFNAQLEVTGVILTKIDGDTRGGAALSVRHITGKPIKFTGTGEKITDIETFHPDRMSSRILGMGDMLTLIEKASQEYDEQKALEMAEKMRENTFDFNDFIDQLDQVQNMGPMEDLLKMIPGMANNPALQNMKVDERQIARKRAIVSSMTPEERENPDLLNPSRRRRIAAGSGNTFVEVNKFIKDFNQAKQLMQGVMSGDMNKMMKQMGINPNNLPKNMPNMGGMDMSALEGMMGQGGMPDMSGLGGAGMPDMSQMFGGGLKGKIGEFAMKQSMKRMANKMKKAKKKRK, encoded by the coding sequence ATGGCATTTGAAAGTTTAACAGAACGTTTACAGAACGTCTTTAAAAATCTACGTAAAAAAGGAAAAATATCTGAGGCTGATGTCCAGGAAGCAACCAAAGAGATTCGTTTGGCCTTGCTTGAAGCCGACGTTGCTTTGCCTGTTGTAAAGGACTTTATCAAGAAGGTTCGTGAACGTGCAGTCGGACACGAGGTCATTGATACCCTCAATCCTGCCCAACAGATTATCAAAATCGTGGATGAGGAACTGACAGCTGTTTTAGGTTCTGATACGGCAGAGATTATCAAGTCACCTAAAATTCCTACGATTATCATGATGGTCGGTTTGCAAGGGGCTGGTAAAACAACATTTGCTGGTAAGCTGGCTAACAAACTTAAGAAGGAAGAAAATGCTCGTCCTTTGATGATTGCGGCAGATATTTATCGTCCAGCAGCTATTGATCAGTTGAAAACACTTGGACAACAAATTGATGTTCCTGTCTTTGCACTTGGAACAGAAGTACCAGCTGTTGAGATTGTTCGCCAAGGTTTGGAACAAGCACAGGCCAATCACAATGACTATGTCTTGATTGATACGGCAGGGCGTTTGCAGATTGATGAGCTTTTGATGAATGAGCTTCGAGATGTTAAAGCACTGGCTCAGCCAAATGAAATCTTACTCGTCATTGATGCCATGATCGGTCAGGAAGCAGCTAATGTTGCCCGTGAATTCAATGCTCAGTTGGAAGTGACTGGGGTTATCCTTACCAAGATTGATGGGGATACTCGTGGTGGTGCGGCCTTGTCTGTTCGCCACATCACTGGAAAACCTATCAAGTTCACTGGTACGGGTGAAAAGATAACAGATATCGAAACCTTCCACCCAGATCGTATGTCAAGCCGTATCCTTGGTATGGGGGATATGCTGACCTTGATCGAGAAAGCCTCTCAAGAATACGATGAGCAAAAAGCTCTTGAAATGGCTGAGAAGATGCGCGAAAACACCTTTGATTTCAATGATTTCATTGATCAATTGGATCAGGTGCAAAATATGGGACCAATGGAAGACTTGCTCAAGATGATTCCAGGTATGGCCAACAATCCAGCACTTCAAAACATGAAGGTGGACGAGCGTCAAATTGCGCGAAAACGCGCCATTGTATCTTCCATGACACCTGAGGAGCGTGAAAATCCCGATTTGTTAAATCCAAGTCGTCGCCGTCGTATAGCTGCTGGTTCTGGAAATACCTTTGTCGAAGTCAATAAATTTATCAAGGACTTTAATCAAGCCAAACAGCTCATGCAAGGTGTCATGTCTGGGGATATGAACAAGATGATGAAGCAAATGGGAATCAATCCAAATAACCTTCCAAAAAATATGCCAAATATGGGAGGGATGGATATGTCTGCCCTTGAAGGCATGATGGGACAAGGTGGAATGCCGGATATGTCAGGTCTCGGAGGAGCAGGAATGCCAGATATGAGCCAGATGTTTGGTGGCGGACTCAAAGGTAAAATCGGTGAATTTGCTATGAAACAGTCTATGAAACGCATGGCCAACAAAATGAAAAAAGCGAAGAAAAAACGCAAATAA
- the tuf gene encoding elongation factor Tu, producing MAKEKYDRSKPHVNIGTIGHVDHGKTTLTAAITTVLARRLPSSVNQPKDYASIDAAPEERERGITINTAHVEYETEKRHYAHIDAPGHADYVKNMITGAAQMDGAILVVASTDGPMPQTREHILLSRQVGVKHLIVFMNKIDLVDDEELLELVEMEIRDLLSEYDFPGDDLPVIQGSALKALEGDSKYEDIIMELMNTVDEYIPEPERDTDKPLLLPVEDVFSITGRGTVASGRIDRGTVRVNDEIEIVGIKEETSKAVVTGVEMFRKQLDEGLAGDNVGVLLRGVQRDEIERGQVIAKPGSINPHTKFKGEVYILTKEEGGRHTPFFNNYRPQFYFRTTDVTGSIELPAGTEMVMPGDNVTIDVELIHPIAVEQGTTFSIREGGRTVGSGMVTEIEA from the coding sequence ATGGCAAAAGAAAAATACGATCGTAGTAAACCACACGTTAACATTGGTACTATTGGACACGTTGACCACGGTAAAACTACCCTAACTGCAGCTATCACAACTGTTTTGGCACGTCGCTTGCCTTCATCAGTTAACCAACCTAAAGACTATGCGTCTATCGATGCTGCTCCAGAAGAACGCGAACGTGGTATCACTATCAACACTGCACACGTTGAGTACGAAACTGAAAAACGTCACTACGCTCACATCGACGCTCCAGGACACGCGGACTACGTTAAAAACATGATCACTGGTGCCGCTCAAATGGACGGAGCTATCCTTGTAGTAGCTTCAACTGACGGACCAATGCCACAAACTCGTGAGCACATCCTTCTTTCACGTCAGGTTGGTGTTAAACACCTTATCGTCTTCATGAACAAGATCGACTTGGTTGACGACGAAGAATTGCTTGAATTGGTTGAAATGGAAATCCGTGACCTTCTTTCAGAATACGACTTCCCAGGTGACGATCTTCCAGTTATCCAAGGTTCAGCTCTTAAAGCTCTTGAAGGTGACTCTAAATACGAAGACATCATCATGGAATTGATGAACACTGTTGATGAGTACATCCCAGAACCAGAACGTGACACTGACAAACCATTGCTTCTTCCAGTCGAGGACGTATTCTCAATCACTGGACGTGGTACAGTTGCTTCAGGACGTATCGACCGTGGTACTGTTCGTGTCAACGACGAAATCGAAATCGTTGGTATCAAAGAAGAAACTTCAAAAGCAGTTGTTACTGGTGTTGAAATGTTCCGTAAACAACTTGACGAAGGTCTTGCAGGAGATAACGTAGGTGTCCTTCTTCGTGGTGTTCAACGTGACGAAATCGAACGTGGACAAGTTATCGCTAAACCAGGTTCAATCAACCCACACACTAAATTTAAAGGTGAAGTCTACATCCTTACTAAAGAAGAAGGTGGACGTCACACTCCATTCTTCAACAACTACCGTCCACAATTCTACTTCCGTACTACTGACGTTACAGGTTCAATCGAACTTCCAGCAGGTACTGAAATGGTAATGCCTGGTGATAACGTGACTATCGACGTTGAGTTGATCCACCCAATCGCCGTAGAACAAGGTACTACATTCTCTATCCGTGAGGGTGGACGTACTGTTGGTTCAGGTATGGTTACAGAAATCGAAGCTTAA
- a CDS encoding CHY zinc finger protein — protein sequence MNQAQGLLVDNEGRCIHYHGEKDIVSLQCYECKKYYACYQCHNAMETHLFSPYPLMLSEDRPILCGGCKRTMTFQDYQKQMACPYCSAPFNPGCKQHYSYYFK from the coding sequence ATGAATCAAGCACAAGGTTTGTTAGTTGATAATGAAGGTAGATGTATTCATTACCATGGTGAAAAGGATATCGTTTCCCTCCAGTGTTATGAGTGTAAAAAATACTATGCTTGTTATCAGTGCCACAATGCTATGGAAACGCATTTGTTTTCGCCCTATCCCTTGATGCTTTCTGAGGATCGACCGATCTTATGTGGGGGTTGTAAGAGGACAATGACTTTCCAAGATTACCAAAAGCAGATGGCTTGTCCTTACTGCAGTGCACCATTTAATCCAGGTTGTAAACAACACTATTCCTACTATTTTAAATAA
- the guaA gene encoding glutamine-hydrolyzing GMP synthase, translating to MSKISTDLQDVEKIIVLDYGSQYNQLISRRIREIGVFSELKSHKISAAEVRAINPVGIILSGGPNSVYEEGSFDIDPEIFELGIPILGICYGMQLLTHKLGGKVVPAGDAGNREYGQSPLTHTPSALFEGTPEEQIVLMSHGDAVTEIPADFVRTGTSADCPYAAIENPDKHIYGIQFHPEVRHSVYGNDILRNFALNICKAKGDWSMDNFIEMQIQKIRETVGDKRVLLGLSGGVDSSVVGVLLQKAIGDQLICIFVDHGLLRKGEADQVMDMLGGKFGLNIVKADAAKRFLDKLAGVSDPEQKRKIIGNEFVYVFDDEASKLKDVKFLAQGTLYTDVIESGTDTAQTIKSHHNVGGLPEDMQFELIEPLNTLYKDEVRALGTELGMPDHIVWRQPFPGPGLAIRVMGEITEEKLETVRESDAILREEIAKAGLDRDIWQYFTVNTGVRSVGVMGDGRTYDYTIAIRAITSIDGMTADFAKIPWEVLQKISVRIVNEVDHVNRIVYDITSKPPATVEWE from the coding sequence ATGAGCAAGATTTCAACTGATTTGCAAGATGTCGAAAAAATCATCGTACTAGACTATGGTAGCCAATACAACCAGCTAATTTCACGCCGTATCCGTGAAATTGGTGTTTTTTCAGAGCTAAAAAGCCACAAGATTTCAGCAGCAGAGGTTCGTGCGATTAACCCTGTAGGGATCATTCTCTCAGGTGGACCAAACTCTGTTTACGAAGAAGGTTCATTTGATATTGACCCAGAAATTTTTGAACTTGGTATTCCAATTTTGGGAATCTGCTATGGTATGCAACTTCTTACCCACAAACTTGGAGGTAAGGTTGTCCCAGCAGGTGATGCTGGAAACCGCGAGTATGGTCAATCCCCACTTACTCACACTCCTTCTGCCCTCTTTGAAGGGACTCCTGAAGAACAGATTGTTTTGATGAGCCATGGTGATGCGGTTACTGAAATTCCTGCTGATTTTGTTCGTACTGGAACTTCTGCTGACTGTCCTTATGCAGCTATTGAAAATCCAGACAAACATATCTACGGTATCCAATTCCATCCAGAGGTTCGCCATTCTGTCTATGGAAATGATATCCTTCGCAACTTTGCCCTTAATATCTGTAAGGCTAAAGGCGACTGGTCAATGGATAACTTTATCGAGATGCAGATTCAAAAAATCCGTGAAACTGTTGGAGACAAACGTGTCCTTCTCGGTCTATCTGGTGGTGTTGACTCTTCTGTCGTTGGCGTTCTACTCCAAAAAGCCATCGGTGATCAATTAATCTGTATCTTTGTAGACCACGGTCTTCTCCGCAAGGGAGAGGCTGACCAAGTTATGGACATGCTTGGTGGTAAGTTTGGGTTGAATATCGTCAAAGCAGACGCTGCAAAACGCTTCCTTGATAAACTTGCTGGCGTTTCTGACCCTGAACAAAAACGGAAGATTATCGGTAATGAGTTTGTTTATGTCTTTGATGACGAGGCAAGCAAGCTCAAAGATGTGAAATTCCTTGCTCAAGGAACTCTTTATACTGACGTGATTGAGTCTGGTACTGATACTGCTCAAACCATCAAATCACACCACAACGTGGGTGGTCTTCCAGAAGACATGCAGTTTGAATTGATTGAACCATTGAACACTCTTTATAAAGACGAAGTTCGTGCCCTCGGTACAGAGCTTGGTATGCCAGACCACATCGTATGGCGTCAACCATTCCCAGGACCAGGACTCGCTATCCGTGTCATGGGTGAAATCACTGAAGAAAAACTAGAAACTGTTCGTGAGTCTGATGCTATCCTTCGTGAAGAAATTGCTAAAGCTGGTCTTGACCGCGATATCTGGCAATACTTCACTGTCAACACAGGCGTTCGTTCAGTCGGTGTTATGGGTGATGGTCGTACTTATGACTATACCATTGCAATCCGTGCTATCACTTCTATCGATGGTATGACAGCTGACTTCGCTAAGATTCCTTGGGAAGTTCTCCAGAAAATCTCAGTTCGTATCGTAAATGAAGTTGACCACGTTAACCGAATCGTCTACGATATTACAAGTAAACCACCAGCAACCGTTGAGTGGGAATAA
- a CDS encoding peptidase U32 family protein has protein sequence MTKTLKRPEVLSPAGTLEKLKVAVQYGADAVFIGGQAYGLRSRAGNFTFEQMEEGVQFAAKYGAKVYVAANMVMHEGNEAGAGEWFRKLRDIGIAAVIVSDPALIMIAATEAPGLEIHLSTQASATNYETLEFWKELGLTRVVLAREVSMEELAEIRKRTDVEIEAFVHGAMCISYSGRCTLSNHMSMRDANRGGCSQSCRWKYDLYDMPFGQERKSLKGEIPEEFSMSAVDMSMIDHIPDMIENGVDSLKIEGRMKSIHYVSTVTNCYKAAVDAYLESPEKFEAIKQDLVDEMWKVAQRELATGFYYGTPSENEQLFGARRKIPEYKFVAEVVAYDDATQTATIRQRNVINEGDQVEFYGPGFRHFETYIEDLHDAKGNKIDRAPNPMELLTIKVPQPVQAGDMVRALKEGLINLYKEDGTSVTVRA, from the coding sequence ATGACAAAAACATTAAAACGCCCTGAGGTTTTATCACCTGCAGGAACTTTAGAGAAGCTGAAAGTAGCTGTTCAATATGGTGCGGATGCAGTCTTCATTGGTGGACAGGCCTATGGTCTTCGTAGCCGTGCTGGAAACTTTACCTTTGAACAGATGGAAGAAGGAGTCCAGTTTGCTGCTAAGTACGGTGCCAAGGTCTATGTGGCTGCTAACATGGTTATGCACGAAGGAAACGAAGCTGGTGCTGGAGAATGGTTCCGTAAGTTGCGTGACATCGGGATTGCCGCAGTTATCGTGTCAGATCCAGCCTTGATTATGATTGCAGCAACTGAAGCACCAGGTCTTGAAATCCACCTTTCAACCCAAGCCAGTGCGACGAACTATGAAACTTTAGAGTTCTGGAAAGAACTTGGTCTAACTCGCGTGGTTTTGGCCCGTGAAGTTTCAATGGAAGAATTGGCAGAGATTCGCAAACGTACTGATGTTGAGATTGAGGCCTTTGTGCATGGAGCCATGTGTATTTCCTACTCAGGTCGCTGTACACTATCAAACCACATGAGTATGCGTGATGCCAACCGTGGGGGCTGTTCTCAGTCTTGCCGTTGGAAATACGATCTTTACGACATGCCCTTTGGTCAAGAACGTAAGAGTCTTAAAGGTGAAATCCCAGAAGAATTTTCAATGTCAGCCGTCGACATGTCCATGATTGACCATATCCCAGATATGATCGAAAACGGTGTAGACAGTCTCAAGATTGAAGGTCGTATGAAGTCTATCCACTATGTTTCAACTGTGACCAACTGTTACAAGGCGGCTGTAGATGCTTATCTCGAAAGTCCTGAGAAATTTGAAGCCATCAAACAAGACTTGGTGGACGAGATGTGGAAAGTTGCTCAACGTGAATTGGCAACAGGTTTCTACTATGGTACGCCGTCTGAAAATGAACAGTTATTTGGCGCACGTCGTAAAATTCCTGAATACAAGTTTGTCGCTGAAGTGGTTGCTTATGATGATGCGACTCAAACGGCAACCATTCGTCAACGAAATGTCATCAACGAAGGCGATCAAGTTGAGTTTTATGGACCAGGTTTCCGTCATTTTGAGACTTATATAGAAGATCTTCATGATGCCAAGGGCAATAAAATCGACCGTGCTCCAAATCCAATGGAACTCTTGACAATCAAGGTCCCACAACCTGTTCAAGCAGGGGACATGGTCCGCGCTCTCAAGGAAGGTCTTATCAATCTCTATAAGGAAGATGGAACCAGCGTTACAGTTCGTGCCTAG
- a CDS encoding putative DNA-binding protein: MEIEKTNRMNALFEFYAALLTDKQMNYIELYYADDYSLAEIAEEFGVSRQAVYDNIKRTEKILEDYEMKLHMYSDYIVRSQIFDQILERYPKDDFLLEQIEILTSIDNRE; the protein is encoded by the coding sequence ATGGAAATCGAAAAAACCAATCGTATGAACGCCCTTTTTGAATTTTATGCGGCGCTTTTGACAGACAAGCAGATGAACTATATTGAACTCTATTATGCTGATGATTATAGTCTTGCTGAGATTGCTGAGGAGTTCGGTGTCAGTCGTCAGGCTGTCTATGACAATATCAAGCGTACGGAAAAGATTCTAGAAGATTATGAGATGAAACTGCACATGTATTCCGACTACATTGTCCGCAGTCAGATTTTTGACCAGATCTTAGAGCGTTATCCCAAGGATGACTTTCTGCTGGAGCAGATAGAAATTTTAACAAGTATTGATAATAGAGAATAA
- a CDS encoding GntR family transcriptional regulator, which yields MLPAYMKIHDQIKKDIDEHRWMIGERLPSERDLADQFQVSRMTLRQAISLLVEEGVLERRVGSGTFVSSTRVQEKMRGTTSFTEIVKSQGKVPSSQLISYRRTIPNEQEVAKLGISPTENIIRMERVRYADQVPLVYEVASIPEKFIKNFKKEEVTSHFFQTLQQYGYRIGKSQQTIYARLAKEKIAHYLEVEKGHAILALTQVSYLEDGTAFEYVKSQYVGERFEFYLENN from the coding sequence ATGTTACCAGCTTATATGAAAATCCACGATCAGATAAAAAAAGATATCGACGAGCATCGTTGGATGATAGGAGAAAGACTGCCAAGTGAACGGGATCTTGCAGACCAGTTTCAAGTCAGTCGGATGACTTTGCGACAAGCCATCTCTCTCTTGGTTGAGGAAGGAGTTTTGGAGCGTCGTGTAGGAAGTGGCACTTTTGTCTCTAGCACTCGTGTCCAAGAAAAAATGCGGGGCACCACTAGTTTTACGGAGATTGTCAAATCCCAAGGGAAAGTTCCCTCTAGTCAGCTCATTTCCTATAGAAGAACTATTCCCAACGAGCAGGAAGTGGCAAAGCTAGGTATTTCACCAACTGAGAATATCATCCGTATGGAGCGGGTTCGGTATGCCGATCAAGTTCCTCTGGTCTATGAAGTTGCTTCTATTCCCGAAAAGTTTATTAAGAATTTTAAAAAAGAAGAAGTAACCAGTCATTTCTTTCAGACCTTGCAGCAATATGGCTACCGGATTGGCAAATCCCAACAGACCATTTATGCGAGATTGGCTAAGGAAAAGATTGCTCACTATCTAGAAGTCGAAAAGGGGCATGCCATTTTAGCCTTGACTCAGGTCTCTTATCTTGAAGATGGGACGGCTTTCGAGTATGTTAAGAGTCAATACGTGGGCGAACGCTTTGAATTTTATCTTGAAAATAACTAG
- a CDS encoding AI-2E family transporter has protein sequence MFRRNKLFFWTAEILLLTIIFYLWREMGAIIAPFVTVINTIMIPFLLGGFFYYLTNPIVTFLEKRCKINRLIGVLVTLCALIGAIVVGVVYLLPILINQLTSLIISSQNIYSRLQDLIIDLSMNPVFQNIDIQQTIQQLNLSYVDILQNILNSVSNSLGSVLSALFSTVLILIMTPVFLIYFLLDGHKLLPMLERTVLKHDKLNLSSLLTNLNTTIARYISGIAIDAVIIGCLAYIGYSVIGLKYALVFAIFSGIANLIPYVGPSIGLIPMVIANVFTDPHRMLIAVAYMLIIQQIDGNVLYPRIVGGVMNVHPITILVLLLLSSNIYGVIGMVVAVPTYSIFKEITKFLAKLYENHKEAKELEKTESN, from the coding sequence ATGTTCCGTAGAAACAAATTATTTTTTTGGACAGCCGAAATCTTACTATTAACCATTATTTTTTATCTTTGGAGAGAGATGGGAGCCATCATTGCTCCCTTTGTCACAGTTATCAATACGATTATGATCCCATTCTTATTGGGGGGATTTTTCTACTACCTGACAAATCCAATCGTAACTTTCTTAGAGAAAAGATGTAAGATCAATCGTCTAATTGGTGTCTTGGTCACTCTTTGTGCTTTGATTGGTGCTATCGTTGTGGGGGTCGTTTATCTCTTGCCGATTTTGATTAATCAGTTGACCAGCTTGATTATTTCTAGTCAAAACATCTATAGTAGACTACAAGATTTGATCATCGATTTGTCCATGAATCCAGTCTTCCAAAATATTGATATTCAACAAACAATTCAACAACTGAATCTCTCCTATGTGGATATCCTCCAGAATATCCTTAATAGCGTCAGCAACAGTTTAGGAAGTGTCCTTTCAGCTTTATTTAGTACGGTTCTGATTCTCATTATGACCCCTGTATTCTTGATTTATTTCTTGTTGGATGGTCATAAGTTGCTACCAATGTTGGAACGTACCGTCTTAAAACATGACAAATTGAATCTTTCTAGCCTTTTAACCAATCTCAATACAACTATAGCACGCTATATCAGTGGAATTGCGATTGATGCGGTTATTATTGGATGTTTAGCCTATATTGGCTATAGCGTTATCGGATTAAAGTACGCCCTAGTTTTTGCTATTTTCTCTGGAATCGCAAATTTGATTCCTTATGTTGGTCCAAGTATTGGCTTGATTCCAATGGTGATTGCCAATGTGTTCACAGATCCTCATCGTATGTTGATTGCGGTTGCTTATATGCTTATTATTCAACAGATTGATGGGAATGTTCTCTATCCACGTATCGTTGGAGGAGTTATGAATGTACATCCGATTACGATTTTAGTGCTCCTTTTACTGTCAAGTAATATCTACGGTGTCATAGGGATGGTCGTAGCAGTACCTACTTACTCCATTTTTAAAGAAATTACTAAGTTCCTAGCGAAATTATATGAAAATCATAAAGAAGCTAAGGAACTGGAAAAAACAGAATCAAATTAA
- the atpF gene encoding F0F1 ATP synthase subunit B, producing MHVTVGELIGNFILIAGSFILLIVLVKKYAWSNLTSVFEERANKIAADIDGAEQARQKAETLAQKREDELAGSRNEAKTIIENAKETAEKSKADILADAKVEAGRLKEKANQEIAQNKAEALQSVKGEVADLTISLAGKIISKNLDSHAHKELIDQYIDQLGEA from the coding sequence ATGCACGTAACAGTAGGTGAATTAATTGGTAACTTTATTTTAATCGCTGGCTCTTTTATCCTTTTGATTGTCTTAGTTAAGAAATATGCGTGGTCAAACTTGACAAGTGTCTTCGAAGAAAGGGCAAATAAAATTGCTGCTGATATTGATGGAGCTGAACAAGCTCGTCAAAAAGCAGAAACTCTTGCTCAAAAACGTGAAGATGAATTGGCTGGAAGTCGCAACGAGGCCAAAACAATCATTGAAAATGCTAAAGAGACTGCAGAAAAGAGTAAAGCAGATATTCTGGCAGATGCTAAAGTAGAAGCAGGTCGCTTAAAAGAGAAGGCGAATCAAGAAATTGCTCAGAATAAAGCAGAAGCTTTGCAAAGTGTTAAGGGCGAGGTGGCAGATTTGACGATTAGTCTTGCTGGTAAAATCATCTCAAAAAACCTTGACAGTCATGCTCATAAGGAACTCATTGATCAGTATATCGATCAGCTAGGAGAAGCCTAA
- the atpB gene encoding F0F1 ATP synthase subunit A gives MEESINPTINIGPVTFDLTMLAMTLLIVGVVFGFIYWASRNMTLKPKGKQNVLEYFYDFVIGFTEPNIGKSYMKDYSLFFLCLFLFMVLANNLGLMAKLQTTDGTNLWTSPTANLQFDLALSFGIILMTHIEGIRRRGIKKYLKAYITPGFMTPMNILEEFTNFLSLALRVFGNIFAGEVMASLLITLSHQALYWYPVAFGANLAWTAFSVFISCIQAYVFTMLSSMYLGNKINDGEE, from the coding sequence ATGGAAGAAAGTATCAATCCAACCATCAATATTGGTCCTGTTACCTTTGATTTAACCATGTTAGCCATGACCTTGTTGATTGTGGGAGTTGTTTTTGGCTTTATCTATTGGGCAAGTCGCAATATGACTTTGAAACCCAAAGGAAAGCAAAATGTACTTGAGTATTTCTATGACTTCGTTATTGGATTTACAGAACCTAACATTGGTAAAAGCTACATGAAAGACTACTCGCTCTTTTTCCTTTGTCTATTTCTATTTATGGTACTGGCAAATAACCTCGGTTTGATGGCGAAACTTCAAACTACAGATGGGACAAACCTTTGGACATCGCCAACTGCAAATCTCCAGTTTGACTTGGCCTTGTCATTTGGAATTATCCTGATGACCCATATTGAAGGGATTCGTCGCCGTGGGATTAAAAAATATCTAAAAGCCTATATCACACCTGGCTTTATGACTCCCATGAATATCTTAGAAGAGTTTACCAACTTTTTATCACTTGCCTTGCGGGTGTTCGGAAATATCTTTGCTGGAGAAGTGATGGCTAGTTTGCTAATCACTCTATCTCATCAAGCTCTATATTGGTATCCAGTTGCTTTTGGTGCTAACTTGGCTTGGACAGCCTTTTCTGTCTTTATTTCCTGCATCCAAGCCTATGTGTTTACCATGTTGTCTTCTATGTACTTAGGAAATAAGATAAATGATGGAGAAGAGTAG
- a CDS encoding F0F1 ATP synthase subunit C, protein MNLTFFGLCLACMGVSLAEGMLMNGLFKSAARQPDIIPQLRSLMIMGIAFIEGTFLVTLVFSFVIK, encoded by the coding sequence ATGAATTTAACATTTTTCGGTCTTTGTCTTGCCTGTATGGGTGTATCTCTTGCAGAAGGTATGTTGATGAACGGTTTGTTCAAATCAGCAGCTCGCCAACCAGACATCATCCCACAATTACGTAGCTTAATGATCATGGGGATTGCCTTTATTGAAGGAACGTTCTTGGTTACCCTCGTCTTTTCATTCGTCATCAAATAG